The Mycobacteriales bacterium DNA segment GGCGCGGGCGTGACGGGCGCGGGGGCCGGGGCGACCGGCGCGGGAGCCGGCGCAGGGGCCACCGGAACCGGAGCAGGGGCCACCGGAACCGGAGCAGGGGCCACCGGAACCGGAGCAGGGGCCACCGNNNNNNNNNNNNNNNNNNNNNNNNNNNNNNNNNNNNNNNNNNNNNNNNNNNNNNNNNNNNNNNNNNNNNNNNNNNNNNNNNNNNNNNNNNNNNNNNNNNNGAACCGGAGCGGGAGCGACCGGAGCCGGAGCCGGGGCCACCGGAGCCGGGGCCGGGGCCACCGGAGCCGGAGCCGGGGCCACCGGCTCGCTGACCGGCTCCGCCACCGGCTGGTCGGAGGTGTCGTCGGACGGCGCTCCGGCCGGGAGTCCCGCCGCGCGCGCGGCCAGGACGTCGACCAGACCGGCGCCGTACTGCGAGTCCAGACCCGGTGCACCGAGGTCACGGGCCGTCGCCATCAGGCGGCTGCGCAACTGGGCTGGGGCCAGGGACGGCTCACCGGCGCGCACCAGGGCGGCGGCCGCCGCGACGAACGGGGCAGCCATGCTCGTGCCCGACCAGGACGCGTGACCGCCACCGGGGACGGTGGACATGATGCCGACGCCGGGCGCAGCCAGGCTCAGGTGCGACCCGGTACTGGACCAGGTCGGGCGGGTGTCGTCGCTGCGGACGGCGCCGACGGCGATGACGCCCCGCGTGGCTGCCGGGTAGAGCACCGGGTCGCCGTTCGCGCCGGCGTTACCCGCCGCCGCGATCACCACCACGTCCCGGGCCAGCGCGTACTCCACGGCCGAGGTCAGCAGCGAGCTGGGGTTCGGGCCGCCGAGCGACAGGTTGAGCACGGTGGCGCCGTTGTCGACGGCCCAGACCATGCCGCGGGCGACGTCACCGTCGGTGCCGGCGCCGCTCTGGTCCAGCACCCGCACCGGCAGGACACGCACGCCCTGGCCGAGCCCGGCGCCGCCGAAGCCGTTCTCCCCGATCGCGGCGACGACGCCGGCGACGTGCGTGCCGTGCCCGTGCGGGTCGATCGTCGCCGTGCCGGTGGCGGTCACCACGTCCAGTCCGGGCGCGACGATGCCGGCCAGGTCGGGGTGTGCGGCATCCACGCCGGTGTCCAGGACCGCCACGACCTGGCCGGTCGCGGTTCCGCCGGCCCAGACCTGCTCGGCGGCCAGCCTGGTCAGACCCCACTGCTGGGACCGGAGCGGGTCGGGGCTGCCGACGGCGTAGACCGGCTGCTCGAGCGAGGCCGCCACGACGTCCGGGCGCGCATCCAGCCGGCGGGCCAGGTCGGTGCCGCTGCGCCTGGAGGCCGCACGCTGCGTGACGAACGACAAGCGCCCGTCCGCCGCTTCGACGATGGCTGTGACCTCGACCGGCGGACCGGCCGGCTCGGCGGCGAGGGCGGCACCGGCGGGAGTGCCGAGCAGGGCACAGAGCAGAGAGGCGCAGGCGAGCCGGGAGAGCATGCGGGTCAGATGCATGCAGCAGGTATCGGACCTCCAGGCCCGACCTTGACTGCTGGTCGGGTGATGCTGCTAACCCCGCTCGACGTCCTCGGGGCCGTTGCCGACGTGCTCGTCGAAGAAGCGCTCCAGCACGTCGGGCTCCACCTGCTGGCACAGCAGTCGGTGTCCCCAGGCCGTCGCGGCGACCGGCACGGGCAGGCTCGCCCGCTCGGCGACGATGACGTCACCGTCGTGTGCTCGCTCGAACTCGACGAGCTGCTCGAGCTGCTCGGCCGGCAGGTCCGGCCGGTGCCAAGCGATCACGTACCCGTGCTCGAGCGAGTGGACCAGCAGCCCATCGGCCGGCACCGACGTACCGCGGAAGACCCCGCCACGGGCGGCGCCCGCGAGGTGGTCGCCCCCGGCGGGCGGGTTCACGCGGTACGACGGGGTGGGCACATGGTTCTGCCCCTGCGCCCGGGTCGGATCGGTCTCGCGGTCGACATCGCACGAGCCGGCGGTCAGCACCTCCCGCAGCTCGGCGTCCGCCCGCCGGTCGAGGACGACGTACGCGCCGACCGCCGCCACCACGGCGACCACCAGTCCGGCGGTGCCCAGCCGGCGCCGCAACCTCTCGCGCCGCTCGACCTGCGTGCGCGCAGTCCGCTGCTGCTCCCGCCGGCTCGGACCGGCCGGCGCGGCCGCCGCCCGCGGCGGCTTGCTCCGGACCGGCGGCGGCGGCGCGGTCGGCCGCTTCTTCTTCTTGCCGGCCATCAGTGGCCCTGGCGCGCGACGGCCTCGGCGGCCGCCTTCGCGGCCTGCTCGTCGAGGTAGGTGCCGCCCGGGTTGGTCGGGTGCATGTCGTCGTCGAGGTCGTAGCGCAGCGGCTGCCCGGTCGGGATGTTGAGCTCCAGGACCTCCTGCTCCGACAACCGGTCGAGGTGCTTCACGAGGGCGCGCAGCGAGTTCCCGTGGGCGGCGACCAGCACCGTCTCGCCCGCCTGCAGGTCCGGCACGATGGCGTCGTACCAGTACGGCAGCAACCGGTGCACCACGTCCGCGAGGCACTCGCTCCGCGGCACCAGGTCGGTCGTCAGGTGCGCGTACCGCGGGTCGGAGCTGACGTCCCACTCGCTCCCGGGTTCGATCTTCGGCGGCGGTGTGTCGTAGGACCGGCGCCACCGCATGAACTGCTCCTCGCCGTACTGCTCGAGGGTGGCCTTCTTGTCCTTGCCCTGCAGGTCGCCGTAGTGCCGCTCGTTGAGCCGCCAGTGCCGCTCGACAGGGATCCAGTTGCGCTCGCAGGCCTCGAGCGCGATGTTGCTGGTGCGGATCGCCCGCGTCATCAGCGAGGTGTGCACGATCGTCGGGAGCAGCTCGGCCTTCTTCAGCTCCAGGCCCCCGAGCCGGGCCTGCTCCTCACCCAGCTCGGTGAGGTCGACGTCCACCCAGCCGGTGAACAGATTTCTTTTGTTCCACTCGCTCTCGCCGTGACGGAGCAGCACCAGGGTCGCCATGCGCACAGTCTTTCAGCGCCGGTGGCCGGCATCCCGGCGGGGTCGTCCGTCCTCAGCGGTCGGGATCGGCGAACCTGGCGAAGGCCTGCAGGTTGGCCGTCGACTCGCCGTTTTTCTGCCGCCAGGCCCACTCGCGCCGGATCGAGCCGGCGAAGCCGATCTCGAGCAGCGGGTCGAAGGACTCGTCGGCGTACTGCAGTACCGATCCCAGGATCCGGTCGATCTCGTCGGCGGTGACCGAGTGCAGCGGCAGCCGGCCCACCAGGTAGACGTCACCGGCGGAGTCGACGGAGAACGCCACGCCGTAGAGGCGGGCGTTGCGGCGCAGCAGGTAGCGGTAGAACTCGCCGGCGTTCTCGTCCGGTCGGCGGCAGACGAACGCCTCCACGAGCAGTGCGTGCTGGCCCGCGACCAGCCAGCAGTGCGTGGCCAGCTTGTGCGTGCCGGGCAGCACGACGAAGAACTGCCCCTGCCCGGGGGAGCTGTAGTCCAGGCCCGCCTCGTCCAGGGCGGCCTGCATCGTGCCGTGCAGGTCGCTCATCGGGCCGGTCTCATCGGGACGGTCTCATCGGGCCACGGCGAGCGGCAGCGCGACCCGGTCGGCGAGGGCGTCGCGGTAGGTCGCGAGCAGGCCGTCGGCAGTCCGGGCCCAGGAGAAGCCGGCGGCGTGCGCGGTCGCGCCACGGGACAGCCGGGGCCGGTCCGCGACGGCGCGGGACAGCGCCGCGGCCCAGGCGTCGGCGCCGTGCCCCCGCACGAGCAGGCCGGAGGCCCCGTTGCGGACGGTGGTACGCAGCCCGCCGACGTCCGTGGCGACGACGGGGGTGCCGCAGGCCTGCGCCTCCAAAGCCACCAGGCCGAACGACTCGTTGTGGCTGGGGACCGCCACGACGTCCGCCGCGGCGTACCAGTCCCGCAGCCGGTCGGAGCGCGCGTGGCCGCCCTGCGGCGTCTCGAAGCGGACGATGTCGGCGATGCCGAGCGTGTGCGCGAGGTCCTGCAGGGCGGTCGGCTCGAGCAGCCCGGTGCCGCTCGGCCCTCCGACGACGGCGACGACCAGGCGATCGCGGAGGGGTCGGGTGGCCGGCGAACCGGCGGCGGCGTCCTGCTCCAGCATCCGGGCGGCGGCGTGGAGCAGGACGTCGGGCGCCTTGAGCGGCTGGATGCGCCCGACGAACAGCAGCAGCACGGCGTCCGGGGGGACGCCCAGGCGGGTGCGGGCGGCGGTGGCCTCGCCGGGCCGGAAGTGCTCGAGATCGACGCCCGGGGCGACGGTGACGACGCGGTCGGCCTCGGCACCGTAGAGGTCGACCAGCTGGCGGGCTTCGTCGCCGGTGTTCGCGACCAGCCGGTCGGCGGCCTCGACGACCTGCTGCTCCCCCACGACCCGCCGCAGCGGCTCGGGGGCATCGCCGTCGGCCAGCGAGAGGTTCTTGACCTTGGCGAGGGTGTGGGCGGTGTGCACGAGCGGTACGCCCCACCGCTCGGTGGCGAGCCAGCCGACCTGCCCGGACAGCCAGTAGTGGGAGTGCACCACGTCGTACCAGCCCGCCTCGTGCGCCGCCTCGGCCCGCAGCACCCCGGAGGTCAGCGCGCACAGCTGGGCCGGCAGGTCCTCCTTGGACAACCCCTCGAACGGGCCGGCGGTGACGTGCCGGACGGTGACACCGGGCGCCAGCTCGACGACCGGCGGCAGGTCGCTACGGGTGGCGCGGGTGAAGACCTCGACCTCGACTCCGAGGTCGGCCAGCCGTTTGCTGGTCTCGACGACGTAGACGTTCATGCCGCCGGCGTCACCGGTCCCCGGCTGCTCGAGCGGCGAGGTGTGCACGGACAGCACCGCGACGCGCCGCGGCCGGACCGACCGCACGGTAGCGGCGGTGGGATTCGGCCTGGACGTCACGCTGTGCACCTCCCTGTCGAGGAGCAGTCTGCCCCGCGCCCGCTCAACAGCGGCGGGCAGGGCAGACTTCCCCACCATGCAGCGGACGGCGGTCATCACGGGAGCCAGCAGCGGGATCGGGGCCGAGACGGCGCGCCGGCTGGCCGCCGAGGGCTGGTCCGTCGTGGCCGCCGCCCGGCGGCTGGACCGGCTCGACGCCCTCGCCGCCGAACACGCGGCGATCCGCCCGCACCAGCTGGACGTGGCCGATCCCCGCTCGGTGCAGGAGCTGGGCGACGCGGTGGCCGAGTGTGACCTGCTGGTGGCCAACGCCGGTGGCGCCTTCGACCTGGCCCCGCTGGCCGAGGCCGAGGTGGACACCTGGGCACGGACCTACGACGTGAACGTCCTCGGCACCGTGCGGGCCGTCCAGGCCCTGCTGCCGGCGCTGCGGCGGTCCCGCGGCCACGTGGTGCTGACCGGTTCCACAGCCGGTCGTTGGGTGTACGAGGGGGGCGGCGGATACGTCGCCGCCAAACACGCGCTGGCCGCGCTACGCGACACGCTGCGCCTCGAGCTGGTCGACTGCGGCGTACGGGTGAGCGAAGTGGCGCCGGGGATGGTCGAGACGGAAGAGTTCTCGCTGGTCCGCTTCGAAGGGGACGCCGAGAAGGCCGCCGCGGTCTACGCCGGGGTGGAGACGCTGAGCGCCGCCGACGTCGCGGACGCGATCGTGTGGGTGGCGTCGCGGCCCGCGCACGTGAACATCGACCTGGTACAGCTCACGCCCCAGCAGCAGGCGGCGGTGCACAAGCTCGTCCGGCGCTGAGACCGCCATGGCGCGGGTGAAGCGGTATGCCGCCGGCCGGGCCCGCGCGCTCGGTCTGGCCACCCGCGGCACGACCGGGCCGAACCGGCTGCGACGCGTCGACCGGTGGCTCACCGGCGCGCACGGCGACCTGCTGCGTACGGCGCCGGATCCGCCGATCGTGGTCGACCTCGGCTACGGCGCCTCAGCCGTCACCACGGTCGAGTTGTTCGGCCGGCTGCGTACAGTCCGGCCGGACGTCGAGGTGGTCGGCCTGGAGATCGACCCGGAGCGGGTGGCGGCTGCCCGCCCCGCCGAGCGAGCGGGACTGATCTTCCGCCGCGGCGGCTTCGAGCTGGCCGGGCTGCGCCCGCTGGTGGTCCGCGCCCTCAACGTTCTCCGGCAGTACGACGAGGAGGCTGCGCGCGAGGCGTGGAGCACGCTGCGCGCGGGGCTGGCGCCGGGTGGGCTGCTGGTCGAGGGGACCTGCGACGAGCTCGGCCGGCGCGCGGCCTGGGTGGCCCTGGGTGCCGAGGGGCCGCGGACGCTGACGATCTCGGCGCACCTGCCGACGCTGGAGCGGCCCTCCCAGCTCGCCGAACGCCTCCCCAAGGCGCTGATCCACCGCAACGTGCCCGGCGAGCGGGTGCACGCCCTGCTCACCGCGCTCGACACCGCCTGGGACCGGGCCGCGCCGCAGGCGGTCTTCGGACCGCGCGCCCGCTGGGTTGCCGCGTGCGGCGCGCTGGACTGGCCCGGCGCCGACCTGCGGCGGACCCGGCTGGGCGAACTCACCGTCGCCTGGGCCACGGTCGCGCCGGCCTGTCAGTCGGCGAGCAGCAGCGCGAGCTCGGCGTCCACGTCGATCCGGTCGCCCTCGAGGCCGGTGGGCACGACGAGGTAGGTCTGCTGGAGGAACTCCACGAGCGCGTTGCGGTCGATCTCGAACAGTGCCGAGCCCGAGGGCGAGGCCATCGCCAGGTTGATCACCCGCACCCCACCGGCCAGCCCGGGCCAGACGCGGACGTCGCCCTCACCCACCGTGCCGGCGATCCCGTCGGTGAGCAGCTGGCGGGCGAACATCCACTCCACGATGCCGTCGCCCTCGCCGCCGGTCTGGAAGGCCACCCGCACCGCCCAGGGGTCGTCGGCGGCGTAGCGCAGGTCGGCGAGCACCGGCAGACAGGGACCTCCCGGGACGACCAGGCGCAGCTCGAGCTCGGTGCGTACGGTGGCACTCCGGGTCATCTGATGTGGCCTTCCGGGCAGAGGCGGACCTGCGGGAACACCCCGAGCAACGACCCGCCCGCAGGGTGGTGACGGGGCCGGCGGGACGTCCACCGGTCGGGTGACGCGCAGATGGGGACATGTCCGGGCGGACCCGGGCGGGCCAGGCGTGAGCCTGCCTCCTCTGCCGGTGCCTCGCCCGAGCCCGGGCGCCCCGTTTTCCTCGACAGGGACGGGGGGTAGGCCTGCCGGCATGGCGGATGAGCTGGTGGTGCTGCGCGGCGGGGTCCGCGATGGAGAGTCCACGACCGTGCAGGAAGGCGTCCGCCGGCTGCTGGCCGCGAGCGATGCTCCCGGCCTGGTCGAGGTCTACGAGGCGAACGGTGAGACCGGGCAGGTCGCCGGCAATGCGGAGGACGCGCTGGTCTTCATCCATGTCGGGCAGGAGCCGGCCGGCGACGTCGCGCCGGAGCTGCAGCACAACCCGGCGCCCGGCGGCCGGTAGCGCCAGTCAGCCGCCGCCGGTCCATCCGACGGTCAGCCCCACGGACCCCCGGGCCGCAGCTCGCGCACGGCCGGACGGACGTCCACGAGGTAGACGATCGCGGCGATCAGGCCGATCAGGCTGAGCAGCCCGAGGACGTTCAGGCCACCGAGCAGGACGGCGGCGGCCAGGATCACGATCCAGAGGGGCTTGCTGAGCTTCCCGGTCGCCGCGAACGCCGAGCCGGGACGGGTGGCGGCGTCGACCAGCGCCCACAGCTTGAGGCCCAAGGCGCCCAGCCCGAGCGCGACCAGGAGCAGCTCCGACGTACCGAAAAGGTCGATCATCGGTCCAGTCTTGCCTACCGCGGCCGCGCACGCGACCCCCGGACATCCACGCAGCCCCCGACCACTCGCGGGACCGGCATGCACGCGACCCCCGGGCCTCGAGGGCTGCCGGGGGTCGCGGGTGCTGAGGGTCGTGCCGAGCTGCGGAAGAACTAGCCGATCTTGGCGCCGGCGTCGCCGACCGCCTTCTCGCCGGCCTTGGCCGACTTCTTGGCGGCGACCGCGGCGGCCTCGGCCTTGCGCACGGCCTCCTTGCCCTCCGCGATGGCAGCCTCGGTGGCCGGCTGGCGGCGGATCTGGGTGACCAGGCGCTCGCCGCGCACGGTCAGCTGGGCGTAGAAGTCGCTCGCCTTCCCAGTGACCTTCTCGACGCGGGTCTCGACCTCGCCGCGCAGCGTCTTGACCTGGGTCGGCAGCGCCTTGACCTGGGCCGGGACCTCGGCGATGCGCCCCTGGACCTTCTTGACCTCGGCGACGTACAGGGCCGGGACATCCTTGGCCTGCTCGAACGCCAAGTCGGCGACACCGACGAACGCGAACAGCGGCTTGCTGGCCTCGGCGACGTCGAAGGTCGGCAGGTTCTTCAGCGTGAAGCGACCGGTGACGGTGCTGCCGGTCTTGTCGACGTCGGCGGTGGCCTTCGGGGCGGACGGGGAAACGGACATGCGGTGCCTCCTGGTGAGGGGTGGGGTGACGTGCTCGGGGTGGTGCGGCGGCCTAGCCGGCGGTCGGCGCGGCGTCGTCCTCGGGCGCAGTAGGGCCGGGTGCCGTACGGGCTGCTCCGCGCCTGCGGCTGGTCCGGGCCCGCGGGGTGTCGGACGCGGAACTGGTGCTCAACCCGTCCGGAAGGGAGGTCGCCGTCACGACCGAGACGGCGATGTCGTTCGCGACCGGTGGAACCGCTGCCGCGTTCTCCTTGCGGAAGCTGTCGTAGATCTCGAGCAGCACCTGCTTCTGGCGCTCGGTCAGCCCCTCGTCGCTCAGGACGGCATCGGGAACGACCCCGCTGCCCGCCCGCTGTTCGAGG contains these protein-coding regions:
- a CDS encoding DUF2516 family protein; the encoded protein is MIDLFGTSELLLVALGLGALGLKLWALVDAATRPGSAFAATGKLSKPLWIVILAAAVLLGGLNVLGLLSLIGLIAAIVYLVDVRPAVRELRPGGPWG
- a CDS encoding DUF3105 domain-containing protein, whose protein sequence is MAGKKKKRPTAPPPPVRSKPPRAAAAPAGPSRREQQRTARTQVERRERLRRRLGTAGLVVAVVAAVGAYVVLDRRADAELREVLTAGSCDVDRETDPTRAQGQNHVPTPSYRVNPPAGGDHLAGAARGGVFRGTSVPADGLLVHSLEHGYVIAWHRPDLPAEQLEQLVEFERAHDGDVIVAERASLPVPVAATAWGHRLLCQQVEPDVLERFFDEHVGNGPEDVERG
- a CDS encoding S8 family serine peptidase, which translates into the protein MHLTRMLSRLACASLLCALLGTPAGAALAAEPAGPPVEVTAIVEAADGRLSFVTQRAASRRSGTDLARRLDARPDVVAASLEQPVYAVGSPDPLRSQQWGLTRLAAEQVWAGGTATGQVVAVLDTGVDAAHPDLAGIVAPGLDVVTATGTATIDPHGHGTHVAGVVAAIGENGFGGAGLGQGVRVLPVRVLDQSGAGTDGDVARGMVWAVDNGATVLNLSLGGPNPSSLLTSAVEYALARDVVVIAAAGNAGANGDPVLYPAATRGVIAVGAVRSDDTRPTWSSTGSHLSLAAPGVGIMSTVPGGGHASWSGTSMAAPFVAAAAALVRAGEPSLAPAQLRSRLMATARDLGAPGLDSQYGAGLVDVLAARAAGLPAGAPSDDTSDQPVAEPVSEPVAPAPAPVAPAPAPVAPAPAPVAPAPV
- a CDS encoding YbjN domain-containing protein produces the protein MSDLHGTMQAALDEAGLDYSSPGQGQFFVVLPGTHKLATHCWLVAGQHALLVEAFVCRRPDENAGEFYRYLLRRNARLYGVAFSVDSAGDVYLVGRLPLHSVTADEIDRILGSVLQYADESFDPLLEIGFAGSIRREWAWRQKNGESTANLQAFARFADPDR
- a CDS encoding class I SAM-dependent methyltransferase, encoding MARVKRYAAGRARALGLATRGTTGPNRLRRVDRWLTGAHGDLLRTAPDPPIVVDLGYGASAVTTVELFGRLRTVRPDVEVVGLEIDPERVAAARPAERAGLIFRRGGFELAGLRPLVVRALNVLRQYDEEAAREAWSTLRAGLAPGGLLVEGTCDELGRRAAWVALGAEGPRTLTISAHLPTLERPSQLAERLPKALIHRNVPGERVHALLTALDTAWDRAAPQAVFGPRARWVAACGALDWPGADLRRTRLGELTVAWATVAPACQSASSSASSASTSIRSPSRPVGTTR
- a CDS encoding phosphoglyceromutase; the protein is MATLVLLRHGESEWNKRNLFTGWVDVDLTELGEEQARLGGLELKKAELLPTIVHTSLMTRAIRTSNIALEACERNWIPVERHWRLNERHYGDLQGKDKKATLEQYGEEQFMRWRRSYDTPPPKIEPGSEWDVSSDPRYAHLTTDLVPRSECLADVVHRLLPYWYDAIVPDLQAGETVLVAAHGNSLRALVKHLDRLSEQEVLELNIPTGQPLRYDLDDDMHPTNPGGTYLDEQAAKAAAEAVARQGH
- a CDS encoding SsgA family sporulation/cell division regulator, whose translation is MTRSATVRTELELRLVVPGGPCLPVLADLRYAADDPWAVRVAFQTGGEGDGIVEWMFARQLLTDGIAGTVGEGDVRVWPGLAGGVRVINLAMASPSGSALFEIDRNALVEFLQQTYLVVPTGLEGDRIDVDAELALLLAD
- a CDS encoding helix-turn-helix domain-containing protein, translating into MVGIDVRQLGDYIREQRSASDISLRQLAKLAGVSNPYLSQIERGLRKPSAEILQQIAKALRISAEALYVQAGILEQRAGSGVVPDAVLSDEGLTERQKQVLLEIYDSFRKENAAAVPPVANDIAVSVVTATSLPDGLSTSSASDTPRARTSRRRGAARTAPGPTAPEDDAAPTAG
- a CDS encoding SDR family NAD(P)-dependent oxidoreductase gives rise to the protein MQRTAVITGASSGIGAETARRLAAEGWSVVAAARRLDRLDALAAEHAAIRPHQLDVADPRSVQELGDAVAECDLLVANAGGAFDLAPLAEAEVDTWARTYDVNVLGTVRAVQALLPALRRSRGHVVLTGSTAGRWVYEGGGGYVAAKHALAALRDTLRLELVDCGVRVSEVAPGMVETEEFSLVRFEGDAEKAAAVYAGVETLSAADVADAIVWVASRPAHVNIDLVQLTPQQQAAVHKLVRR
- the mshA gene encoding D-inositol-3-phosphate glycosyltransferase is translated as MRSVRPRRVAVLSVHTSPLEQPGTGDAGGMNVYVVETSKRLADLGVEVEVFTRATRSDLPPVVELAPGVTVRHVTAGPFEGLSKEDLPAQLCALTSGVLRAEAAHEAGWYDVVHSHYWLSGQVGWLATERWGVPLVHTAHTLAKVKNLSLADGDAPEPLRRVVGEQQVVEAADRLVANTGDEARQLVDLYGAEADRVVTVAPGVDLEHFRPGEATAARTRLGVPPDAVLLLFVGRIQPLKAPDVLLHAAARMLEQDAAAGSPATRPLRDRLVVAVVGGPSGTGLLEPTALQDLAHTLGIADIVRFETPQGGHARSDRLRDWYAAADVVAVPSHNESFGLVALEAQACGTPVVATDVGGLRTTVRNGASGLLVRGHGADAWAAALSRAVADRPRLSRGATAHAAGFSWARTADGLLATYRDALADRVALPLAVAR